Genomic window (Flavobacteriales bacterium):
AGGCACAGGCGTGGCAAGCATTCTTCAATGTCTATGCCGATAAGCCATGGTACGCGGGTTGTTTCGTGTGGAAGTGGTTCGCCTATGTTCCCAAGGACGAAGCGCGAAGAGGTAATGGCTTTTCCCCGCAGGGGAGAGCTGCGATGGACGTCCTGCGGTCGGAGTTCAATGGCAGGTGAAGCGTGTCAGTATTCCCGCTCCCGTGCGACCGATCACATACGATCTCGGCATGCACTATCGGACCACATCCATTCTTGTCTTTCTTGCCGTGCTCTTCGGAGCCGGCCTGGCGACCGCACAGGAGCATCCATTCCTCTCGGCCTACGCATTGACGGAATTGCCCAACGGCGTACTGGTGAACTGGACCATCCACGGCGGTAGCACCTGCGACGGGCAGGACGTGGAACGCTCTACGGATAGTGTGAATTTCGTCATGGTACACCGCATCCAAGGCATCTGCGGAAGCTCCGAAAGCTCTACGCCCTATACCTGGTTCGATCCCTCCCCGCCGGAGCTGAGCAAAGTCTTCTACCGCCTCAAGCTCGGCTTCGACGGGTACAGCTCGATCAAGTCCGTGTTCTTTCAACAGCTTAATGAAAGCGATCAGCGCTTCTTCCCAAACCCGGTGGCGGATGTGGCCACCTTGGT
Coding sequences:
- a CDS encoding T9SS type A sorting domain-containing protein, translated to MKRVSIPAPVRPITYDLGMHYRTTSILVFLAVLFGAGLATAQEHPFLSAYALTELPNGVLVNWTIHGGSTCDGQDVERSTDSVNFVMVHRIQGICGSSESSTPYTWFDPSPPELSKVFYRLKLGFDGYSSIKSVFFQQLNESDQRFFPNPVADVATLVVDVPLNMAVDLRIRNTAGSVVWERLAQPGPAIELNLDGLPAGLYFFLAVANGRTFNGKFVKR